One window from the genome of Pseudomonadota bacterium encodes:
- a CDS encoding DUF192 domain-containing protein, producing the protein MKAWFKRICRRGAGLRWAVAFAVIVSALLVASPLHAQQQELPLEALAIETSVGKRLFQVEVARTDEQRAAGLMWRKTMPPDRGMLFDFDVERHVTMWMQNTPLSLDMLFITEDGTVASIAAHTNPFSTDRISSGVRVGAVLELLAGSVERLGIASGDTVRHSMFGNLP; encoded by the coding sequence ATGAAGGCTTGGTTCAAGCGAATTTGTCGGCGCGGGGCAGGCCTTCGCTGGGCGGTGGCGTTTGCCGTGATCGTCAGCGCTCTATTAGTCGCCTCGCCGCTGCACGCGCAACAGCAGGAATTGCCGCTCGAGGCTTTGGCCATCGAGACTTCGGTGGGCAAACGCCTATTCCAGGTCGAAGTGGCGCGCACCGATGAGCAGCGCGCCGCAGGCCTGATGTGGCGCAAGACCATGCCACCGGATCGCGGCATGCTGTTCGATTTTGATGTCGAGCGCCATGTGACCATGTGGATGCAAAACACGCCGCTGTCGCTAGATATGCTATTCATCACCGAGGACGGAACAGTGGCCTCGATCGCCGCCCATACCAACCCATTCTCCACCGATCGCATCTCTTCCGGGGTGCGAGTCGGCGCCGTTCTCGAGCTTCTCGCCGGCAGCGTCGAGCGCTTGGGTATTGCGTCCGGCGACACGGTGCGGCATTCAATGTTCGGTAACCTGCCTTGA